From Marinoscillum sp. 108, a single genomic window includes:
- a CDS encoding 4-hydroxy-3-methylbut-2-enyl diphosphate reductase: protein MQVEIDPHSGYCFGVEFAIQMAEDEMEGGQELYCLGDIVHNAMEVERLYAKGLRTITREELEELHDCKVLIRAHGEPPETYETALKNNIELIDASCPVVLKLQNRIKHSYDKAVTSNGQVVIYGKPGHAEVIGLTGQTNDEAIIITSEEDLDQIDFARPVTLYSQTTKSTKGFYHIKELIEERIKKEKGEFTVEDFNANDSICRQVSNREPKMVEFSHKHDVVLFVSGKKSSNGRALYNVCLENNTRSYFIENETEIDLDWIRQEDRVGICGATSTPRWLMEKVADFLQAQEPQLAGV from the coding sequence ATGCAAGTTGAGATAGATCCACATTCAGGGTATTGTTTCGGAGTTGAGTTTGCCATACAAATGGCCGAAGACGAAATGGAAGGCGGGCAGGAGCTCTATTGTCTCGGGGATATCGTGCACAATGCCATGGAAGTAGAGCGCTTATACGCCAAGGGTTTGAGAACCATTACCAGAGAAGAACTGGAGGAGTTGCATGACTGTAAGGTGCTGATCCGGGCACATGGTGAGCCACCAGAGACTTATGAAACAGCTCTGAAAAACAACATTGAACTGATTGATGCCTCCTGTCCGGTGGTATTGAAACTTCAAAACAGAATTAAGCACTCCTACGACAAAGCCGTGACCAGCAATGGTCAGGTGGTCATCTATGGCAAGCCGGGACATGCCGAAGTGATCGGACTGACTGGACAAACCAATGATGAGGCGATTATTATCACCTCAGAGGAGGATTTGGATCAGATTGATTTTGCCAGACCAGTCACACTGTACAGTCAGACCACCAAAAGCACCAAGGGCTTTTATCACATCAAGGAGCTGATAGAGGAGCGAATTAAAAAGGAAAAGGGTGAGTTCACAGTAGAGGACTTTAACGCCAATGACAGCATCTGCCGTCAGGTTTCGAACAGGGAGCCCAAAATGGTGGAGTTTTCCCATAAGCATGATGTCGTGCTTTTTGTTTCCGGAAAGAAGAGTTCCAATGGCCGAGCTTTATATAATGTATGTCTGGAAAATAATACCCGGAGTTACTTCATCGAAAATGAAACTGAGATCGACCTGGATTGGATTCGTCAGGAGGATCGGGTGGGTATTTGTGGAGCCACTTCTACGCCCCGCTGGTTGATGGAAAAAGTAGCGGATTTCTTACAGGCGCAGGAGCCTCAGTTGGCAGGAGTCTGA